A window of Hordeum vulgare subsp. vulgare chromosome 5H, MorexV3_pseudomolecules_assembly, whole genome shotgun sequence genomic DNA:
GGTGGATGCCTGCATTACTTCAGACAGTGATGCTTTTCTCTTTGGAGCCAAgactgtcataaaagtgatgcggTCGAATTGTAAGGTAGGCAGCCTGTTATACTTCTTAGTTCTTATACCATGAGATGAATGATTTGCTCCACTTCCCCTGTACCATGGTGCGATGATCCGGAATTTCTTTCAGGAACCTTTCGAGTGCTACAACATAGCAGATATTGAGTCTGGGATTGGATTGAAGAGGAAACAAATGGTAGCCATGGCACTTCTTATTGGCAGTGACCATGATTTGCATGGCGTGCCTGGTTTTGGTGTTGAGACTGCACTTCGATTTGTGCGGTTATTTGATGAAGATCAGATTTTGGATAAGTATGTTTCATACTTTGATGAGAGATTCTTGTAATATGTAGCATAATGAGTTGCCCAACATTGCATTTCCGAACCCGATCTTATTTCTCCTTCTCCAGATTACATGAAATTGGTAAAGGAATCTATCCATTcctagaaggatttgacaaggccCATGTCGATGATCtaccatcaccatccacaaagagCCCACCAGTTGCGAGATCGCCTCACTGCTCACACTGTGGTCACCCCGGTAGCAAGAAAAATCACAGCAAGACTGGATGCAATTATTGCTTGGTGGATTCTTTAGAATTTTGCATGGAAAAACCAGCTGGTTTCGTATGTGAATGTCCTAGCTGTGAAAAGGTAATCTCACTTGATCTACTGTAAAGCATAACCTTCTCGGCAGTGTATTCCACAGTTCAGAACACGTGTATTTTATAATTGACAATGCCTGATTTGGACAAAAACTGTTCCTTAAGCCTGTCCAAGGTTGTTTGATAGCACTACCCTCAGGCCTCAGCTGCTAATTTGTGTCCGCATACCTGTATATATTATCTTTATTGAATTATGCACAAAAACTGGTTTCTTGACTTGTTCACTGTCAATAATGCTTCTGATGTTTTCTGTTCAATCAAATAAAATGTAGTACTGTAGTATACAGTGCTTATTCCTTCCCTTCAAATGGTTTATGGGTCGTAGTTATCTTTATTAAGAGTATCTTTGTTGGAATCAATTTTAGGTGCGTGATCTGAAAGCACAGAAAAGACATGAGAATTGGCAAATCAAGGTGTGCAAAAGATTAGCTGCTGAGACAAATTTCCCAAATGAGGAGATAATTAGATTGTATCTATGTGATGACAATTTCGATACTAAAGGTAAAAGTTAAGAACACTGCTTTTAATATTTCTCGATTTCACCTGCACTTGAGAGTGAAGCTTCTGAACTTGCTGCAAGTGCCAGTTATATTATCCATACTTTGTTCTTCACTATTTAAGTACATGAGAATCTGTTGATTGTCCTCATCGATATGTACTAAGTGAGTCATCATTGTGCTGTCTGCAGAAAGTGGTGATCGAAAGCTTGAGTGGACCGAGCCTAAAGTTGATGATTTGGTTGACTTGCTAGCTTATATGCAGAACTGGGAACCGTCGTATGTCCGACAGCACATGCTCCCTATGCTATCAACTATATATTTGCGCAGAATGGCTTCATCTCCGTGTAAATCATTGCTTCTCTGTGACCAATATGAGTTCCATTCGATTCAGCGCATTAAGATAAAACATGGCCACCCTTATTACTTGGTCAAATGGAAGAGGGCCACTGGTGGTATTCTTTCTGGTGGTGCGTCTCACAGGAAACCAGAATTAGATGGGGAGAGTCATGCTGAGGTAGTGGTTTTGGAcgatgacgaggaggaagaggaggaggaggcaacggTGAATATTGAATCTTCTGACTCGTTGGATGAGCCAGATCTGCCACAAGTACTCAGGGATGATGATCAAGTATTTCTATTGACCGATGAAGATATACAGCTCGTGAATGCTGCATTTCCTAACGATGCACGGCAGTTTCAGGAAGCGCAGGTACGCATCGATTACTTCCCTTCTTCCCTGTGGATGAGAAGTAAAATCACGATGATGCTTCCTGGACATTATACTGAGCTACATTTGCATTATATCTTTTTTTTCGCGGTTTTACATTTGCAGTATATCTGAACTTACATTTATCTCTTGAACACTGGTTAAAATATCCACTGAATTGGTCGCAGAGGCTGAAAGATGCAAAATCAAGATCACGGAAATCCAAGCTGAGCCTAGCAGAGAGCATGTTGGAGACACCTAAGGGCCCAAGACCCAGCGGGGTTCAGCTCAGCATCAAGGAGTTCTACCGGTCGAAGAAAGCGGCAGGAGacgatgccgggaagaagccacTCGTCGAGGGCGAGACGTCGACATCGAGAGCTGGCACGAGAAAATCCCCACCGGTGGACCTGACAAAAAGGATACCCAAGTCCCTGCGACGGCGCCTGCTCTTCGACTGAGACAGCCTGCAGTTGGGTTCTCCTGACGGTACTCTTGCTTCCACTGCTGTACATGCTCTTGGTGAATGTGTTAGTGTTTCTCTTGCGCCCTTAGATGTAGATTAATTATGTAGTCCATCTTCTGTATAGTGAAGACGCGATCTTAATATTGTGGAGAAAGCGATCAGGCTTTTGTTTAGTTCAACTCGAGCGTTGCAGCCTCTTGTGGTCTGTGCTGTGATTACCAGACCAGATACAAGTGTTGATGCTATTTTTGTGTGTGTAGAATTTCAGCATGTAGAACCCTTCTTTTAGTGTATGTCGCTTGATTTCTATGACTAGAAATCTTGTAAATTTGCATAATCTCTTTTAATGTTTGACTTAAGAAATTCAGGAAAAATTGGCTACTTTCTTTTTTTATATAAAGGTAATAAAATTGCATACTTCTGGTCACTGTTGGCACTGCCTCTGTGCTGTGGATAATTAGGATGGCTGAAAATCCGGAAAATTATAtactgtactccctccgtcccataagtaAGACGTTTTTAGTGTCAAAAAAATCTTACATTATGGGACTGAGGGAGTACTTCATTTTGATTGTAAAAGTACATACTTGTGGTCACTGTGGGCATTGCCTCTGTGTTGTGGATAATCAGGATGGCTGAAAATCCGGAAGGCTATGCTGTTCGAGTGAACCAAAAAACGCGGTTGAATGGAAGAAAATGGCCTTCCCCTCTATTTGGGCCTCCATAGTCCATAGGTTCAGCTAGTGGAGCCCAATCCACTTGTTGAATGAATGTATAGAAGGAAGCTGCTGCACTGGCTTAACGCTGCAAAACGCCACGCGTCAGCTTGTCACCGGCCTGAGGGCAGTCGGCGACGCCCTCACGCATGCTCCGAGCGCGTCACGCTAAACTACAGTGTACTAATAGCGCACTCCACACAAGACACTGAGTTATCCATCCACGGTCCAGCCTACTACACAcattggccctgtttggatactctagcttagctagtggttagagttagtttctagctcatgactaaccctaaactaattctagtcaaataggtgtttggatggaagggttagattgacaatagatACACTTTATGGAAAGAGAAAAGTGATTTTTTAATGGATTCCATGAGAACTAGATCCAATTAGCATCTCTTGACCGgtaggagagagagaaaaaaatattttttaatgaacCCCATGAgtactagctccaattagcaccttTTGGGTGGACTAGTTTTTTTAGGTGGGTTAGATGCAACTAGCTCTAATCTGGTCCTTGTGTTTGGATACTTTAAGACTAGTTGAACCCaaactagctcaaactaactGTAGGTCATGGATCCAAACAGGACACATACACCGAGTAAGGAGTAATCATTCAGTCATTCATCGATCGGCAGCAGTGCAGATGGACATGGGCAGCGAGCGATGGGGCTCCCCGTCCACGTCGGCGACAAGCACGCGGCGGCGCCGGTGAAGCGCCCCGCGGGGCGCACCAAGTTCGAGGAGACGCGGCACACGGTGTACCGCGGCGTGCGGCGCCGGCCGGTGAGTCTGCGAGGTGCGCGTCCCCTGCAAGCGTGGCGCTCGGCTCTGGCTCGGGACGTATCTCACCGCCGAGGCCGCCGCCATTCTCGCGCCGGGCGCGCTCCGCCGCGTGCCTCAACTTTCCGGACTCCGCGTGGAGCTGGCCGACTTCCGGTGCGCGGCGCTCGCCGCCGTCGCGGGCTTCCAGCGCCGGGAGGCCCCGACCGTTCCCTTGGGCGAGGTGTTCGACACCTCCAGCGCGGATAGCACCGGCTCGTGGGCGACGCCCAAGCCTTGTTCGAGGTGTCGGCGAGCGACATGTTCGACTTCGAGTTCGACATGTCCGGGGAGCTGGACCTGGGCTCGTGGGCGACGTCGCCGCCTAGTTGTGAGGCCGCGGAGGGAGTGTGCGAGGTGCCGGCGGCAGCACTGCGCGGCGACATGTTGCTGTTGGACTTGGAGCTTGACATGTCCGGAGACATGGACCTGGGCTCGTACCACTCGGATTTCGCGGAGGGGCTGCTGCtggagcctccgcctccgcctccgccaccgGCCGATGCCGCCGCGGCGTGCTGGGGCGACGGCGGAGGTGACGCAGCCTGCGCGCTCTGCAGGCCACCACTGAAAGAAAACTGCCCTGTTTGGACTCGACGCCCTGGAACGAACCGAACATGCTACCAACCAGCGTGACAGTCCACGGAATAAAATCTACGGAACTTACAAAAAAATTCTACGACTTTGCACGAAATCAAACGTAGTCCGAAAGAGCAAAGAGGGAGCAGAGAAAAGGACATGGTTCCCTGCTGCTGGTTGAATGGTTCATGGCAGAGGTTGCCGATTCCTTCCAAGAACCGGCAGCGTAGCTTCATCTTCATGTGTGGTGACTACAAGGGGAAACGGAACGACAAAGACTTGAGGTGGCCCAACACGCCCACAAGATGTGGATTGGAAAAGAGACCATCCACGTCAGCCGGATAAAGGCACAGCTCCTGGACTGCTCGTGGCCACGCGAGCTGACGCGGCGCTATCTACCGCCTCCTCCCGCAAATCCTGTGGCCAACAGGGCAGAGATGTACGTACAGTGTGGGTGAGTGAATGTGACATGCCACCTTTCCTTTCTGCATTGACGTGTCACGTTAGATATTTAGCTCCGTGCTACTTAAATATACAGTAGAGTTTGTCGAACATAACAGTTTTTGTCCCATTTCTATTCTCGGAGCATATACAGTCGAACCTTGTAAATTTTGTCCTTCATACATCCGCAGACGCGTCCCGACACATTTACGGACACTGATCAGATATCCTTCATTTGTTGCCTTTCATATTTTCTGTCTTTCATATTTGAATCCTCAAAATCATACAAACCATGCAACCCTACGTGAACATAGATcaacacacaattcatcggattagcCAATAAAAAAAAGCATAGTTCATCGGCAAATCGTAACTACGAGCTAgctaaacataggtaaaatataaACGGAGACGGGACAGTCACCATTTCCTCACTAGCCCTTTGCCCTTCCGGTCATCGA
This region includes:
- the LOC123399992 gene encoding flap endonuclease GEN-like 1, coding for MGVGGSFWDLLKPYARQEGPGYLHGRRVAVDLSFWIVSHSTAIRARSPHARRPHVRNTFFRTLSLFAKMGAFPVFVVDGEPSPLKSQARAARFFRGSGVDLPASSSAEAEGEASAPAPVKARNAIFTRCVKDCVELLENLGMPVLWAKGEAEALCAQLNNEGEVDACITSDSDAFLFGAKTVIKVMRSNCKEPFECYNIADIESGIGLKRKQMVAMALLIGSDHDLHGVPGFGVETALRFVRLFDEDQILDKLHEIGKGIYPFLEGFDKAHVDDLPSPSTKSPPVARSPHCSHCGHPGSKKNHSKTGCNYCLVDSLEFCMEKPAGFVCECPSCEKVRDLKAQKRHENWQIKVCKRLAAETNFPNEEIIRLYLCDDNFDTKESGDRKLEWTEPKVDDLVDLLAYMQNWEPSYVRQHMLPMLSTIYLRRMASSPCKSLLLCDQYEFHSIQRIKIKHGHPYYLVKWKRATGGILSGGASHRKPELDGESHAEVVVLDDDEEEEEEEATVNIESSDSLDEPDLPQVLRDDDQVFLLTDEDIQLVNAAFPNDARQFQEAQRLKDAKSRSRKSKLSLAESMLETPKGPRPSGVQLSIKEFYRSKKAAGDDAGKKPLVEGETSTSRAGTRKSPPVDLTKRIPKSLRRRLLFD